The Candidatus Neomarinimicrobiota bacterium genome has a window encoding:
- a CDS encoding glycosyltransferase: MTPIIFLSLIYSFGILWLIAGLKKLNEPSGLEQNLTVSVIVAARDEEDNIKNCMESLAAQDYPQKNYTVFIINDRSKDSTEKIISKFVSKRSNFQLINIKNLPPDTSPKKHALQMGIKASDGTIILTTDADCIPPDGWISGMVKYYSEDSVGFVAGYAPIKNDDNGLMGGLINLDSLSLAAVAAGSIGNDYPMTCTGRNLSYRRSSFESIGGFDGLWKFMSGDDDLLLHKAHYNGVRVRYSISPSTFVRSSTYDSMTEISNQRRRHASKGLHYYELRGMTGLKIALPIIYIFNLFIVFGLLGISSDLSGLAIAMILKSIAEFSLLSLFSSIVGTKGFSKLFLLALFIHPFYVVVFGAWGALGRFRWKGQKN, from the coding sequence TTGACCCCGATAATTTTCCTATCTCTAATATATTCTTTTGGTATTCTCTGGTTAATAGCAGGTCTTAAAAAACTAAACGAACCTTCCGGCCTGGAGCAAAATTTAACCGTTTCAGTAATTGTCGCTGCCCGCGATGAAGAGGATAATATAAAGAATTGTATGGAATCGCTTGCCGCTCAGGACTATCCACAAAAAAACTATACTGTTTTTATAATAAATGATCGCTCAAAGGACAGCACTGAGAAAATCATCTCAAAATTCGTTTCCAAACGTTCTAATTTTCAACTAATTAACATAAAGAATCTGCCGCCAGACACCTCGCCAAAAAAACATGCTTTACAGATGGGAATTAAGGCATCAGATGGAACTATTATTTTAACAACGGATGCGGATTGTATTCCTCCTGACGGATGGATTTCCGGAATGGTGAAGTATTACAGTGAAGATTCTGTTGGATTCGTGGCTGGATATGCGCCGATAAAGAATGATGACAATGGGTTAATGGGTGGATTAATAAATCTGGATTCTCTATCGCTTGCCGCTGTAGCAGCCGGATCTATCGGAAATGATTATCCGATGACATGCACCGGCAGAAATTTATCTTACCGCAGAAGCTCGTTCGAATCTATTGGCGGCTTTGACGGGCTATGGAAATTTATGAGCGGTGATGATGATTTACTTTTGCATAAAGCCCATTACAACGGAGTCCGGGTTCGATATTCCATATCGCCCTCTACTTTTGTGAGGTCATCTACCTATGACTCTATGACTGAAATATCAAATCAGCGACGCAGGCATGCGTCTAAGGGCTTACACTATTACGAGTTGCGCGGTATGACGGGGCTGAAAATTGCGCTCCCGATTATTTACATTTTCAATCTGTTTATCGTTTTCGGATTACTCGGAATTAGCTCTGACCTTTCAGGACTCGCTATTGCAATGATACTGAAATCAATTGCTGAGTTTTCATTACTGTCTCTGTTTTCTTCCATAGTCGGTACTAAGGGCTTTTCAAAATTATTTCTTCTTGCCCTATTTATTCATCCTTTCTATGTTGTCGTCTTCGGAGCCTGGGGGGCGCTTGGAAGATTTAGATGGAAAGGACAAAAAAATTAA
- a CDS encoding glycosyltransferase — MYFLTGLLRKNNTEINKENYRVSVIIAARNESKNIGNCIKSILSQSYPHDFFEVIVINDRSTDETADIVKRISDLDSRVKLLNVDNVPAGIHPKKHALSIGVEKATGDLIFETDADVTVGFNWLESTVERFTSDVGLVVGGSFISSNPGSALENFQAVDFLLLVASAQGSLGHGIPMGGTGQNLAYRKSIFAEVGGLAVNSQRYVSNDILFITKVSKTNWNIVGNLNPKSTVSTIPVSDWKQFISQRTRWASNAYWKGLNPLLVLMLGVNYLMNLFVGAGIIFMVTNLTFYFPVIALAIYKFLTELAFYKIASYKMDKTFLFRSFVGWFNRVTPYVLFIGILGGLGRFKWKGYKAAQN, encoded by the coding sequence TTGTACTTTCTGACTGGTCTTCTAAGGAAAAATAATACTGAAATTAATAAAGAAAACTATAGAGTCTCTGTCATCATCGCCGCGCGTAACGAATCAAAAAATATCGGTAATTGTATTAAATCTATTTTATCTCAGTCTTATCCTCATGATTTTTTTGAAGTAATCGTTATCAATGACCGCTCTACAGACGAGACTGCCGATATCGTTAAAAGAATTTCTGATTTAGATTCACGTGTAAAGCTTCTTAATGTGGATAATGTCCCGGCGGGAATACATCCCAAGAAGCACGCTCTTTCAATTGGCGTGGAAAAAGCTACCGGAGATTTAATTTTTGAAACAGATGCTGACGTCACTGTCGGTTTTAACTGGCTCGAATCAACGGTCGAGCGATTTACTTCTGACGTTGGCCTGGTTGTTGGAGGATCTTTTATCAGCAGCAACCCGGGCTCCGCCTTAGAAAATTTTCAGGCTGTTGATTTTCTATTATTGGTCGCTTCTGCCCAAGGCTCTCTTGGACACGGAATTCCTATGGGCGGCACAGGTCAGAATTTAGCATACCGGAAAAGTATCTTCGCGGAAGTCGGAGGACTCGCTGTCAATTCTCAACGCTACGTAAGTAACGATATATTATTCATCACCAAAGTATCTAAAACAAATTGGAATATAGTTGGCAATCTGAACCCTAAATCAACCGTATCCACCATACCGGTAAGCGACTGGAAGCAGTTTATTTCTCAAAGGACTCGCTGGGCATCTAACGCATACTGGAAAGGATTAAATCCCTTACTTGTCCTTATGCTTGGTGTAAATTATCTGATGAATTTATTCGTGGGCGCGGGAATTATTTTTATGGTAACAAATCTCACATTTTATTTCCCTGTAATTGCGCTGGCAATATATAAATTTTTAACGGAGCTGGCTTTCTATAAAATCGCCTCGTATAAAATGGATAAGACATTCTTATTTAGAAGCTTTGTCGGCTGGTTTAACAGGGTTACGCCATACGTCCTTTTCATAGGTATTCTTGGCGGGCTTGGAAGGTTCAAATGGAAAGGATATAAGGCAGCACAAAATTGA
- the mgtE gene encoding magnesium transporter, translating into MKPTEIRVLLDTYRKLIRRNATKHIANMFNKTHTADTALLFRDFSPKERIVLFSQMSPEYSAEVIRELDETLVVELLTQRNAKEIQLMLKHVPSDDEADIFGILPEELSEEILNLMKEEETSEIEELLKYDPTSAGGLMTPQYFALNEDTTIQEAINALHESEEAEMTFYLYVTDDRNHLVGVVSLRQLIIHSPSKKLSQIMNEKPISVLTDVEQEEVAKQVSRYNIIAIPVVDEENKLLGIITVDDVVDVIREEATEDFFRMAGAGKDREILLKSTYDAAKLRFPWLLATWVGGIFASVIIGKYQVLLTNWIILAAYMPIIVGMGGNIGTQSSTIIVRGLSTGRVSIDAWWTVLFKEMRVGVLLGLTYAILLTLFASYFYGSNVTIGLAAGIGILASMTLATLTGTLAPILLHRLNVDPAVATGPFVTTSIDIIGITIYLFVASYMLS; encoded by the coding sequence ATGAAGCCCACAGAAATACGCGTACTCTTAGATACTTACCGTAAGCTTATCCGGCGTAATGCCACAAAACATATTGCCAATATGTTTAATAAAACGCATACGGCTGATACGGCGCTGCTTTTCAGGGATTTCTCGCCTAAAGAAAGGATAGTTCTTTTCTCGCAAATGTCTCCTGAGTATTCGGCTGAGGTAATAAGAGAGCTCGATGAAACTCTTGTTGTGGAATTATTGACACAGAGGAATGCCAAAGAAATTCAGTTGATGTTAAAACACGTTCCATCCGATGATGAGGCAGACATTTTCGGAATCTTACCGGAAGAACTATCGGAAGAAATTTTAAATCTTATGAAGGAAGAGGAGACCAGCGAAATTGAAGAGCTCCTCAAATATGATCCCACATCAGCCGGTGGATTAATGACTCCTCAGTACTTTGCTCTAAATGAAGACACAACTATTCAAGAAGCGATAAATGCGTTGCATGAATCTGAAGAAGCGGAAATGACATTTTATCTTTATGTCACTGACGATAGGAATCATTTGGTAGGGGTTGTTTCCTTGAGACAGCTAATTATTCATTCGCCATCTAAAAAGCTCTCTCAAATTATGAACGAGAAGCCAATTTCCGTATTGACTGATGTGGAGCAGGAGGAAGTTGCCAAACAGGTCTCAAGATACAATATCATTGCCATTCCGGTAGTTGATGAAGAAAATAAACTTTTAGGAATTATAACTGTCGATGATGTAGTGGATGTTATCAGAGAAGAAGCTACGGAAGATTTCTTCCGAATGGCAGGTGCCGGAAAAGACAGAGAAATATTATTAAAATCTACCTATGACGCGGCCAAGCTTCGTTTTCCATGGCTGTTAGCGACCTGGGTCGGAGGCATATTCGCTTCTGTGATAATCGGTAAATATCAGGTTCTCCTCACGAATTGGATAATCTTAGCTGCATATATGCCGATCATTGTAGGTATGGGCGGAAACATCGGAACTCAATCTTCCACTATCATTGTTCGCGGCTTATCAACGGGAAGGGTTTCAATAGATGCCTGGTGGACAGTTCTGTTTAAAGAAATGCGTGTAGGCGTTTTACTCGGATTAACCTATGCAATTCTTTTAACATTATTTGCGTCATATTTTTACGGCTCTAACGTAACTATCGGACTTGCAGCCGGCATAGGAATTCTTGCATCTATGACACTTGCCACATTAACAGGTACTCTTGCGCCGATTTTGCTACACCGGTTAAATGTTGATCCGGCTGTAGCGACGGGTCCGTTTGTCACGACATCAATTGATATTATCGGAATAACTATTTATCTGTTTGTAGCCTCGTATATGCTGAGCTAA
- a CDS encoding cystathionine beta-synthase, with protein sequence MAKEIYDNVLDLIGRTPIVKLNKVVKKGGAQVLAKLEYFNPGSSIKDRIAMGIINGAVKSGKLKPGGTIVEATSGNTGAGLAIAAAVLGYKTIFVMPDKVSIEKIQLLKALGGEVIITPTSVAAESPESYYSVAKKIASETPNAYLSNQYFNQENPKAHYRVTAPEIWKQLDGKLDVFVSGLGTGGTISGIGEFLKEKNPAIRIVGADPYGSVLKTYKESGILTQGTPYLVEGIGEDIIPGTLHLKFVDEIINVTDRESFRMSRRLTKEEGIFCGGSSGTAVHVAVNLAEKMKPDQIVLVIIPDGGDRYLSKHHSDEWMREKRMLGPDRVTVRLIAETKPNKIPSLVSLSQNSYVKDALKLMNEYNISQLPIIDDNKSVGSVRENRLLSMVLEDAESVNTLISGVMDDPFPVIDENNTLDSASKTLKDSPAAIVRDRGTLVSVITRFDIIEFTSPLE encoded by the coding sequence ATGGCAAAAGAAATTTACGATAACGTGCTTGATCTTATCGGTAGAACCCCGATAGTAAAACTCAACAAGGTCGTTAAGAAGGGTGGAGCTCAGGTTTTGGCAAAACTCGAATATTTCAACCCGGGGTCAAGCATTAAAGATCGCATAGCCATGGGTATAATTAACGGCGCTGTGAAGAGCGGAAAATTGAAACCCGGCGGCACTATCGTCGAGGCTACAAGCGGAAATACCGGTGCCGGACTAGCTATTGCAGCAGCAGTATTGGGGTATAAAACGATATTTGTGATGCCGGACAAAGTTTCTATCGAAAAAATTCAACTATTAAAAGCGCTTGGCGGTGAGGTCATTATTACTCCTACATCGGTAGCTGCGGAGTCACCCGAAAGCTACTATTCGGTAGCAAAGAAAATCGCCTCCGAAACTCCCAATGCCTATCTTTCCAATCAGTACTTTAATCAGGAAAACCCGAAAGCCCATTACAGGGTTACCGCTCCCGAAATATGGAAGCAGCTCGATGGCAAACTTGATGTATTTGTTTCCGGATTAGGAACCGGCGGTACCATAAGCGGTATCGGTGAATTTCTTAAGGAGAAAAACCCAGCTATTAGAATTGTTGGTGCCGACCCGTACGGTTCAGTGCTCAAAACCTATAAAGAGAGTGGTATTCTAACTCAGGGCACTCCATACCTTGTGGAGGGAATCGGAGAAGATATAATACCCGGTACGCTGCATTTGAAGTTTGTTGACGAAATTATTAATGTCACCGATAGAGAATCGTTTAGAATGTCCAGACGCCTCACAAAAGAAGAAGGTATTTTTTGCGGCGGTTCATCAGGAACAGCCGTACACGTGGCAGTCAATCTGGCTGAGAAAATGAAACCCGATCAGATTGTCCTTGTAATAATCCCCGACGGGGGTGACAGATATTTATCTAAACACCACTCGGATGAATGGATGCGTGAGAAGAGAATGCTCGGCCCCGATCGTGTGACAGTCCGGCTTATAGCAGAAACAAAACCTAATAAAATTCCGAGTCTTGTCTCGTTAAGCCAGAATAGCTACGTAAAAGACGCTTTAAAGCTTATGAACGAATATAATATCTCGCAACTTCCCATTATTGATGACAATAAATCTGTTGGAAGTGTTCGAGAGAACCGTTTACTCTCAATGGTCCTTGAAGATGCCGAGAGTGTTAACACTCTGATTAGCGGAGTAATGGATGATCCGTTCCCTGTAATAGATGAAAATAATACCCTTGATAGTGCGTCAAAAACATTAAAAGACTCTCCCGCAGCAATCGTCCGGGACAGAGGCACTTTAGTTAGCGTCATAACAAGATTTGACATAATCGAGTTCACATCTCCATTGGAATAG
- a CDS encoding CPBP family intramembrane metalloprotease codes for MPSGKSAVWLSVFGVISALILASITWLLIAPFAGMSVSIWIALIIGEGALIIPAILYVRSRRYDFRATFRLKTPPKGTLLSALIIAISLQPLVDEFDRLLSKILPMPSFLDEYLQGAYESLKVEDVSSFILMAIGVVIIAGIVEEGLFRGILQKSFENENTPLRAVIISSAVFSIVHFSPQLLQIFSLGALLGYVALRTDSLYPSIVLHMVNNAIAITFINIDTTDYSFYTLGNHVSPLIIVPALFIFGFTLRKFHSQTAANIIIENTKIESAF; via the coding sequence TTGCCGTCAGGAAAATCCGCTGTATGGCTAAGTGTGTTCGGTGTTATATCAGCTTTGATATTGGCATCTATTACCTGGCTATTGATAGCGCCTTTCGCCGGAATGTCTGTTTCAATTTGGATTGCTTTAATTATTGGCGAGGGCGCCCTAATAATACCCGCCATACTTTATGTTCGGTCCAGACGTTATGATTTTCGAGCAACCTTCAGGCTGAAAACTCCTCCAAAGGGAACTCTATTATCAGCGCTGATTATTGCCATCTCTCTTCAGCCACTGGTTGATGAATTCGATAGGCTCTTATCAAAGATTCTTCCTATGCCGTCATTCCTTGACGAGTATTTACAGGGCGCTTACGAATCTCTCAAAGTGGAGGACGTCAGTTCATTTATTCTTATGGCAATCGGAGTAGTGATAATTGCCGGAATTGTGGAAGAAGGACTATTCCGCGGGATATTACAAAAATCCTTTGAAAATGAAAATACTCCCCTGAGGGCGGTTATTATCTCAAGCGCAGTTTTTTCCATTGTACATTTTTCACCACAGCTGTTACAGATTTTTTCTCTTGGAGCCCTTCTTGGCTATGTTGCGCTTCGGACTGACAGCCTATATCCATCAATAGTGTTACACATGGTGAACAACGCAATTGCGATAACTTTTATTAATATCGATACAACCGATTATTCTTTTTATACTTTAGGAAATCATGTATCTCCATTGATAATTGTTCCTGCATTGTTCATATTTGGGTTTACATTAAGAAAATTTCATTCTCAAACCGCTGCAAACATAATTATTGAGAACACAAAGATAGAATCTGCTTTTTGA
- a CDS encoding RNA methyltransferase yields MSSKAYLKIVKSLNTKKQRNKHSLFLVEGIRGCEELIKSEFKVDHIFYSAPGLSNPRIKGLIDILEAKKINSKEISPEEMNDIADAVTTQNIIAVAKLPSDSLNINLSKMSRVLCLESISDPGNLGAIVRTASWFGVDAVVLSNGSVDVYNPKVVRSSSGGIFTVPIFSNVTLNDLLQEAKAANFQIIATIPHGGQSLHKTKFAEKSLLIFGSEADGISAPIISAADTLLSIPSKGTAESLNLAISCGIILGVMDYNSQV; encoded by the coding sequence ATGTCGTCAAAAGCATATCTGAAAATTGTGAAGTCTCTGAATACAAAGAAACAGAGAAATAAACATTCGCTATTTCTTGTCGAGGGAATTCGCGGATGCGAAGAGTTGATAAAATCCGAATTTAAAGTTGACCATATATTTTATTCAGCACCCGGATTATCTAACCCTCGTATCAAAGGCTTGATAGATATTCTTGAAGCTAAAAAAATCAACAGCAAAGAAATTTCTCCCGAAGAAATGAACGATATTGCAGATGCCGTAACAACACAAAATATAATTGCTGTTGCGAAACTCCCATCGGACTCTCTCAATATTAATTTATCAAAAATGAGCAGGGTTCTCTGCCTTGAATCTATTTCAGATCCGGGTAACTTAGGCGCTATTGTGAGAACGGCTTCGTGGTTTGGCGTTGACGCCGTCGTACTGTCGAACGGTTCTGTTGATGTCTATAATCCAAAGGTGGTTCGTTCCTCTTCCGGCGGAATTTTCACTGTTCCCATATTCAGCAATGTGACACTAAATGATTTATTACAAGAAGCGAAAGCAGCGAATTTTCAAATTATAGCAACCATTCCGCATGGAGGGCAAAGCTTACATAAAACTAAGTTTGCCGAAAAATCCTTGCTGATATTTGGCTCCGAAGCAGATGGAATATCAGCTCCAATCATTTCTGCGGCGGACACACTGCTTTCAATTCCCTCTAAGGGAACCGCGGAATCCCTGAATCTTGCTATATCCTGCGGCATTATACTCGGCGTAATGGATTATAATTCTCAAGTGTAA